The window GCAAACAACCTCAACCGAAGAAAGTTACTAATTTGTCGCACTACTCCACAATCTATTGATTTATACATGATTACAAAGGCACAAAATCAAGCGATATAAAGCAGGAAACAAATTAGTAACAATGAAAAGAAAAGAAATAGAATACAAATACGCAATATTTGTAAAGAAAAGAGAAAGACGAAGACTTAAAGCTCCCTTTCTGTCTCTCCTCTCCTCCCTATCCGTCGAACTATCAAGAAAAAGACTCCCTTTTTGTCGCACAGAACCTACTTCGCTGTCGGGGACAACCTCCCTCGGAGTCGTGCGTAACCTACCTATACGTCGCTTATTTACAGCGTAAGCATCTGTAGTTCAATAAGATGAAAGTCCTTAACTAAGTCTTATAAGTGACTAACAATGACTGTCTAAGTTCAAGACGGAGTTTTATAAGAGGAGTTTTACATACAAGAACTAACGCCCAATGAGGTTGCCAGTGCTGTGAGTACGGTAACGAGAATATGCAAAATATTCTTCCAAATAGGTTTAATCATAATATTTCTATAAATTAAAAACTCTTAATCGGTCAACAGCCATGATTGCCTTTACATTGCTACTGAACCGATTTGAAGTAAGTGAATACTAAACCCAAAGCAGTCCTTCAACCACAATATGTTTAAGTTCTAATGAACAATTTGGGTTAAACAGAGAGCGGAGGGCGCAAGTTTAGCACTCCCCCACTCTCACCTCTCAAACCAATCTACTATGCGTGGCTCTCAGTAGTAGATGCGGCCTCACCCGGCTCTGGACTAACAGAAGGCTTATTCTCCTTCTTCTTGCCCTTCTTCTTCGACTTATCGGCAGCCTTTGCAAGTTCCAAAACGAAGTGCAATAAAAGAGTGTCCCTCTCCGAGAGATGCAGACGTTCTCGACGCGTAGCGAGAGGTTGTCTGCATCTCTCGGAGAGGAAAAAGAAACAACCAGCAATACAAATAAAAAAGGAGACCGAAGTCTCCCAAAGATTAACTAACTTTGTATTGCAAATGTATCATCAATTAATCTCGGAGCAAAGGTCGCAAATTTTTGCCTTACTC of the Prevotella melaninogenica genome contains:
- a CDS encoding smalltalk protein; this encodes MIKPIWKNILHILVTVLTALATSLGVSSCM